One window of the Populus nigra chromosome 4, ddPopNigr1.1, whole genome shotgun sequence genome contains the following:
- the LOC133693003 gene encoding protein SEED AND ROOT HAIR PROTECTIVE PROTEIN-like: MAPTSSYFAFFMSLSMVAAITSATDGGYGSHPNPNLVKPKLNKEKPLSTMIGVQGLVYCRSGPRRFPLEGAVIRITCLANDGYGYEAAPFSFLSEATDAKGYFFATLSPYEMQDNLKIKECKAFLELSPLETCKIPTDEKHGITGALLASYHYLSDKKMKLFTVGPFVYTSAPNSGSNY, encoded by the exons ATGGCTCCTACCTCTTCCTACTTCGCCTTCTTCATGTCTCTGTCAATGGTGGCTGCTATTACTTCGGCTACTGATGGGGGGTATGGTTCACATCCCAACCCTAACCTTGTAAAACCGAAGCTAAACAAGGAGAAGCCTCTCTCAACAATGATCGGTGTTCAAGGCCTTGTTTATTGTAGATCAGGCCCTAGACGCTTTCCACTTGAAG GAGCTGTGATAAGGATAACATGCCTGGCTAACGATGGGTATGGATACGAAGCAGCGCCATTCTCATTTTTGAGTGAAGCAACCGATGCTAAAGGCTACTTTTTCGCCACATTGTCCCCATATGAAATGCAGGATAATTTGAAGATTAAAGAGTGCAAGGCTTTTCTTGAGCTATCACCATTGGAGACCTGCAAAATTCCTACCGATGAGAAGCACGGTATTACTGGGGCTCTTCTTGCTTCTTACCACTACCTTAGTGATAAGAAAATGAAGTTGTTCACCGTGGGGCCTTTCGTTTACACCTCCGCACCCAACTCAGGCTCTAATTATTAA
- the LOC133691616 gene encoding uncharacterized protein LOC133691616 — MEKCGSPSSKLRKSKAKISINTGRLVVLGGALAVTSLIAAAAAAAFAVRRRRRDKDFLCKKEVKDLSFILQNPSSTFHQNTCLTDGSTGMLAEETQIDSIEMFSIESVILEENSASVINGEIENFDGDDQKNPKQEMIIASCDNCCAVEELALPVLDSKSMSEAEDKIKNDSEENSSWLERIEINRQEEEVDTERVMEEETKSVSLIEEEKVEQKRVEGEKEEDEGHNNEEYDTEEESACAENSTAETTVAMHLVEGEEEEEDSDSGEEYVMEERYENSEGTGSTCAETNAEAVGAAESIEVSSQKLKNATINMENSGKMVMEEDGITTKTEEFGDSIEALPLAVKNTSVNFQSSESKEKIVEEDRGNKTQEFGDFNEAKSNILNDDTNNHETSKNPKSLKKKEMPELVEVDNQTTEPTRRKIWVCSILLLAFLLLIIFTHRSCLVLNGGSLHVNEV; from the exons ATGGAAAAGTGTGGAAGCCCTTCTTCTAAACTTAGGAAAAGCAAGGCAAAAATAAGCATAAATACTGGACGATTGGTTGTGTTGGGTGGAGCCCTGGCTGTTACTAGTTTgattgctgctgctgccgctgcCGCCTTTGCTGtcaggagaaggagaagagataAGGACTTCTTGTGCAAAAAAGAAGTCAAAGACCTgagttttatccttcaaaatcCGTCCTCCACTTTCCATCAGAATACATG CTTGACAGATGGATCTACAGGGATGCTTGCAGAAGAAACCCAGATTGATTCTATTGAAATGTTCTCCATTGAGAGTGTGATTTtg GAGGAGAACTCCGCATCTGTGATCAATGGGGAAATTGAGAATTTTGATGGCGATGatcaaaagaatccaaaacaagaaATGATTATTGCATCATGTGATAATTGTTGTGCCGTCGAAGAACTTGCCTTGCCAGTACTTGACAGCAAGTCGATGAGTGAAGCAGAGGACAAGATCAAAAATGATTCTGAAGAGAACTCGTCATGGTTGGAAAGAATTGAAATTAACAGACAGGAAGAGGAAGTAGATACTGAAAGGGTTATGGAAGAAGAGACTAAATCAGTGAGTttgattgaagaagaaaaggtagAACAAAAAAGAGTAGaaggagaaaaggaagaagatgagGGACACAACAATGAAGAATATGATACGGAGGAAGAGTCAGCTTGCGCTGAAAATTCAACTGCTGAGACAACTGTAGCAATGCATTTGGTTGAAggtgaggaggaggaggaggatagcGATAGCGGTGAGGAATATGTCATGGAGGAACGCTATGAGAATTCAGAAGGAACAGGAAGCACTTGCGCTGAAACCAATGCAGAGGCAGTTGGGGCAGCGGAGTCAATTGAGGTATCGTCACAGAAACTCAAGAACGCCACGATAAACATGGAAAATTCAGGAAAGATGGTTATGGAGGAAGATGGAATTACCACCAAAACTGAAGAGTTCGGGGACTCAATAGAGGCACTGCCACTGGCAGTAAAGAACACCTCTGTAAACTTCCAAAGTTCGGAATCAAAAGAGAAGATTGTGGAGGAAGATAGAGGCAACAAAACCCAAGAGTTTGGTGATTTCAACGAAGCCAAAAGCAATATCCTCAACGATGACACAAATAATCATGAGACCAGCAAAAATCCAAAGTccttgaagaagaaagaaatgccAGAACTCGTTGAGGTGGATAATCAAACTACAGAGCCAACAAGGAGGAAAATTTGGGTTTGTTCAATATTACTACTAgcatttttgttgttaattatatttactCATCGCTCTTGTCTTGTTCTTAATGGTGGTTCTTTACATGTTAATGAGGTTTAA